In Ipomoea triloba cultivar NCNSP0323 chromosome 7, ASM357664v1, a single genomic region encodes these proteins:
- the LOC116024593 gene encoding eukaryotic translation initiation factor 3 subunit I-like: protein MRPILMKGHERPLTFLKYNREGDLLFSCAKDHNPTVWFADNGERLGTYRGHNGAVWCCDISRDSSRLITGSADQTAKLWDVKTGTQLFTFNFDSPGRSVDFAVGDKLAVMTTDPFMGLPSAIHVKRIASDPEDQTGESVLIMKGHQGRINRAVWGPLNKTIISGGEDSVLRIWDAETGKLLKESDKESGHKKGITSLAKSIDGSHFITGSLDKSAKLWDIRTLTLLKTYVTERPVNAVTMSPLLDHIVLGGGQDASAVTTTDHRAGKFEAKFFDKILQEEIGGVKGHFGPINALAFNPDGKSFASGGEDGYVRLHHFDADYFHIKI, encoded by the exons ATGAGGCCGATATTGATGAAAGGCCACGAGAGGCCGCTCACTTTCCTCAAGTACAACCGGGAAGGAGATCTGCTCTTCTCCTGCGCCAAGGACCACAACCCAACCGTCTGGTTCGCCGACAACGGCGAGCGCCTCGGAACTTACCGCGGCCATAACGGCGCCGTTTGGTGCTGCGACATCTCTC GGGATTCAAGTAGGTTAATAACTGGAAGTGCGGACCAGACGGCTAAGCTCTGGGATGTTAAGACGGGCACTCAGCTGTTCACTTTCAACTTTGACTCTCCCGGAAGGTCTGTGGACTTTGCTGTTGGGGATAAGCTTGCAGTCATGACCACTGATCCGTTCATGGGGCTGCCTTCTGCTATCCACGTAAAGAGAATTGCTAGCGATCCTGAAGACC AAACGGGTGAATCTGTGCTTATCATGAAGGGCCACCAGGGAAGGATCAATAGAGCTGTTTGGGGACCTTTGAATAAGACAATTATAAGCGGTGGTGAAGATTCTGTTCTTCGCATCTGGGATGCTGAG ACTGGAAAACTACTTAAGGAGTCTGACAAGGAATCTGGTCACAAGAAGGGGATTACTTCTCTGGCAAAATCCATTGATGGATCACACTTTATAACAGGTTCTTTGGATAAATCAGCAAAG CTTTGGGATATCAGAACCTTGACACTTCTTAAGACATATGTGACTGAGCGCCCAGTGAATGCAGTTACAATGTCACCGCTGTTGGATCAT ATTGTGCTTGGAGGTGGTCAAGATGCATCTGCTGTAACAACCACTGACCATCGTGCTGGGAAGTTTGAGGCTAAATTCTTTGATAAG ATTCTTCAAGAAGAAATCGGTGGCGTCAAAGGGCACTTTGGACCAATTAATGCTTTGGCTTTCAACCCTGATGGGAAAAG TTTTGCGAGTGGTGGTGAAGATGGGTATGTGAGATTACATCATTTTGACGCCGATTACTTCCATATCAAGATTTAA